A genomic window from Nitrospiria bacterium includes:
- a CDS encoding sulfurtransferase TusA family protein, translating to MTEITETTTPAELDLRGVMCPYNYVKTKLKLESMEVGQILSVIVDDGEPIRNVPRSIAEDGHTILKKEKVGNSFRVLIRKQG from the coding sequence ATGACTGAAATCACCGAGACCACAACCCCTGCAGAGTTAGATCTTCGGGGGGTAATGTGTCCATATAACTATGTGAAAACAAAATTAAAATTGGAATCGATGGAGGTTGGGCAGATTCTGTCGGTGATTGTGGATGATGGCGAGCCGATTCGTAACGTCCCCCGTAGCATCGCTGAAGACGGGCACACGATTCTCAAAAAAGAAAAGGTTGGTAACTCCTTTCGAGTGTTGATTCGAAAACAAGGCTGA
- the pyrF gene encoding orotidine-5'-phosphate decarboxylase: protein MSTILQSDPSLTARDRLIFALDYSNLDEAKKAVVSLNGHVGLFKVGLELFVGSGPAIFKVISEHSDCGVFLDLKFHDIPETVQAAARAAAAYKVRFVTVHASEGKRLLKTVVDQIHSDTKVLAVTVLTSFGPEDMRDSGLNTRLDIPELVLRRAQWAHEAGCAGVVCSGSEVRQVKERIGQDLIVVVPGVRPEWTAVPNDDQVRVTIPRQAILDGADYVVVGRPIRKAKDPVQAADRIVDEIKTALGHLSIQS from the coding sequence TTGAGCACGATTCTCCAAAGCGATCCTTCCCTCACCGCAAGAGACCGACTGATTTTTGCCCTCGATTATTCGAACCTGGACGAAGCAAAAAAGGCCGTGGTCTCTTTAAATGGGCACGTCGGTTTGTTCAAGGTGGGGCTGGAGCTTTTCGTAGGTTCGGGGCCCGCCATCTTCAAGGTTATTTCGGAACACAGTGATTGCGGCGTTTTCCTTGACCTGAAATTTCACGATATCCCGGAAACGGTTCAGGCCGCCGCGAGGGCCGCCGCGGCCTATAAGGTCCGATTTGTAACGGTACATGCCTCGGAAGGGAAGAGGCTGCTCAAAACGGTTGTCGATCAAATACACAGCGACACCAAGGTGCTTGCCGTTACGGTCTTGACCAGTTTTGGGCCGGAAGATATGCGGGATTCAGGATTGAATACCCGCCTCGACATCCCCGAACTGGTTCTCCGGAGGGCCCAATGGGCGCATGAGGCGGGTTGCGCCGGCGTGGTCTGCTCCGGATCGGAGGTCCGGCAGGTCAAAGAGAGAATCGGTCAGGACTTGATCGTTGTTGTCCCGGGGGTTCGTCCGGAATGGACCGCGGTGCCTAACGATGATCAAGTTCGGGTCACGATCCCGCGCCAGGCCATACTGGACGGCGCGGACTACGTTGTCGTGGGCCGTCCGATCCGAAAGGCAAAGGACCCCGTACAAGCGGCAGACCGGATCGTTGATGAGATCAAAACGGCTCTCGGTCATCTTTCCATCCAGTCCTGA
- a CDS encoding HEAT repeat domain-containing protein encodes MRIRFNAPGFSHYLRVGRGSGSRAQTGFLIWVAGILFFCATGVALADQVEDLLKMLQSKTPMDRREAAHELGRLKDPRAVSPLIAALKDEEPMVRLDVSGALIEIGKPVVDPLIEAVKHDNDPIFLWNAIRVLEEVGDPKAIEPLKEIEQKHPDPSIQQIAKYGLEKLQRAQKP; translated from the coding sequence ATGCGGATACGGTTTAACGCCCCTGGCTTTTCACATTATCTTCGGGTTGGGAGAGGAAGCGGTTCGAGAGCGCAAACGGGATTTCTGATTTGGGTCGCCGGCATCCTCTTTTTCTGCGCGACCGGAGTGGCTCTGGCGGATCAGGTCGAGGATCTTTTGAAAATGCTCCAGTCCAAAACCCCAATGGACCGCCGGGAAGCCGCACACGAGTTGGGCAGGCTCAAAGATCCGCGTGCCGTTTCGCCGTTGATTGCAGCGCTCAAAGATGAGGAGCCCATGGTCCGGCTGGATGTCTCCGGCGCCTTGATCGAGATCGGCAAGCCGGTGGTCGATCCTCTCATCGAGGCCGTGAAACACGACAACGACCCCATTTTTTTATGGAATGCCATCCGGGTCTTGGAAGAAGTGGGAGATCCCAAGGCGATCGAACCGCTCAAAGAGATTGAGCAGAAGCATCCGGATCCATCGATCCAACAGATCGCGAAGTATGGATTGGAAAAGCTTCAGCGCGCCCAAAAGCCTTGA
- a CDS encoding M20/M25/M40 family metallo-hydrolase, translating into MPIVRPGWFRPGNSLEGIIQNRVAQITEARLKEHLKRIVGIRHHRSAPAALEAAGDYITDQFRAAGLSVRHHGFEAFGHQNRNVVGSIRDRAGNVTGRPLLILAAHYDTVAQSPGADDNASGVAVMLETARTLADLDRPGRVLFIGFAQEEQQCLGSTHYALKARRSGLNIRGMIALECVGYASHETGSQQRLTELPIPVPDVGNFLGVVGNPEAAALKQRFESAAGRFVPDLPVVGLVVPNAGRDFPDTRRSDHAPFWDVGYPALMLTDTANFRNPWYHQPGDRLETLDLPYMAKVTRAIVAFLVEAALTEE; encoded by the coding sequence ATGCCTATCGTTCGGCCAGGATGGTTCCGCCCAGGAAATAGCCTGGAAGGGATCATTCAAAATCGGGTCGCTCAAATCACCGAGGCCCGATTGAAGGAACATCTCAAACGGATCGTTGGCATCCGGCATCATCGGTCGGCCCCCGCGGCGCTGGAGGCGGCGGGCGATTATATCACGGATCAATTCCGAGCCGCTGGCCTCTCGGTTCGTCACCACGGGTTCGAAGCCTTTGGCCATCAAAACCGGAATGTCGTCGGATCAATTCGTGATCGAGCCGGAAATGTTACGGGCCGGCCCCTCTTGATTCTGGCGGCTCATTATGATACGGTGGCTCAAAGCCCGGGCGCGGATGATAACGCCAGCGGCGTGGCCGTTATGCTCGAGACGGCCCGAACGTTGGCCGATTTGGATCGGCCGGGTCGGGTCCTTTTTATCGGGTTCGCCCAAGAAGAACAGCAATGCCTGGGAAGCACGCATTACGCCCTCAAAGCCCGACGGTCGGGTCTCAACATTCGGGGGATGATCGCCCTGGAATGCGTCGGCTACGCCAGCCATGAAACCGGTTCACAGCAGCGCCTGACAGAGCTTCCGATCCCCGTTCCGGATGTGGGAAATTTTTTGGGTGTGGTGGGGAATCCGGAGGCGGCGGCGTTGAAGCAGCGATTTGAGAGTGCGGCCGGTCGTTTTGTGCCGGATCTGCCCGTCGTGGGTCTTGTCGTCCCGAACGCGGGGCGAGATTTTCCGGACACCCGCCGGAGCGACCATGCTCCGTTCTGGGATGTCGGCTATCCGGCCCTGATGCTGACCGACACCGCGAACTTTCGAAACCCTTGGTATCATCAACCCGGGGATCGGTTGGAGACCTTGGATCTTCCCTACATGGCCAAGGTGACAAGAGCCATCGTGGCTTTTCTGGTCGAAGCGGCATTGACGGAGGAGTGA
- a CDS encoding DUF5683 domain-containing protein — translation MKNPRAAAVLSAIFPGLGQFYNRQWFKGIGFFIASGVLSGMVTERFPAEELMAGDTSHAGKALGLLLVLLALLVWSMVDAYRSARMVPPRK, via the coding sequence ATGAAAAACCCCCGCGCAGCCGCCGTACTCTCCGCAATCTTTCCGGGTCTCGGACAGTTTTATAACCGGCAATGGTTCAAGGGCATCGGTTTTTTTATCGCATCCGGAGTGTTGAGCGGGATGGTGACTGAACGATTTCCGGCTGAGGAGCTGATGGCCGGAGACACGTCGCACGCGGGAAAGGCCCTGGGTCTTTTGTTGGTCTTGCTGGCCCTTCTGGTCTGGAGCATGGTGGATGCCTATCGTTCGGCCAGGATGGTTCCGCCCAGGAAATAG
- a CDS encoding TIGR02266 family protein, with translation MAKSPKPPSPEKRKYPRAPISIRIQYQQPQKGIKEGFTAIMGGGGLFIDTVSPLPIGTPVSLEFGLPGQVGSVRVDGQVAWVRSDFDPKGFSPGMAIQFRKINETDREKIKQFVMRVLLGQSESHP, from the coding sequence ATGGCGAAGAGCCCAAAACCCCCTTCTCCCGAAAAGAGGAAATATCCGCGCGCCCCGATCTCGATTCGGATTCAGTATCAACAACCCCAGAAGGGAATCAAGGAAGGGTTTACGGCCATCATGGGCGGCGGGGGGCTGTTCATCGATACCGTTTCCCCTCTACCGATCGGAACGCCCGTCAGCCTGGAGTTTGGTCTTCCGGGCCAAGTGGGTTCGGTCAGAGTGGACGGCCAAGTGGCCTGGGTCCGTTCCGACTTTGATCCGAAAGGGTTTTCCCCCGGGATGGCTATTCAATTTCGGAAGATCAACGAAACCGACCGCGAAAAAATCAAACAGTTTGTCATGCGCGTCCTTCTGGGTCAATCGGAAAGCCATCCATGA
- the argB gene encoding acetylglutamate kinase, producing the protein MTVEKLIEKAKILIEALPYIRAFSGKTVVIKYGGKAMTEEALKNAFAQDVVLMKYIGLNPVVVHGGGPQINLMMKRLGLEPKFVRGVRVTDSQTMEIVEMVLGGMINKEIVSLINKHGGRAVGLTGKDGRLIRAKKMRGGNGSSGSDEPIDMGLVGEVEKVDPQVIRNLDQDRFIPVIAPIGADAEGRTYNINADWVAGAVASSLKAEKLLLLTDVKGILDEQGKLLPTISKKDAARLIKQDIIKEGMLPKVKAALSAVEGGVTKAHIIDGRVPHALLLEIFTDKGIGTEITA; encoded by the coding sequence ATGACCGTGGAAAAGTTGATCGAGAAAGCGAAGATACTTATCGAGGCGCTGCCGTATATCCGGGCTTTTTCCGGAAAGACGGTTGTCATCAAGTACGGCGGCAAGGCGATGACCGAGGAAGCACTGAAAAATGCCTTCGCCCAAGATGTGGTCCTGATGAAATACATCGGTCTCAATCCGGTGGTGGTTCACGGCGGCGGGCCGCAGATCAATCTCATGATGAAACGGCTGGGGCTGGAACCGAAGTTCGTCAGAGGGGTCCGCGTGACGGATTCCCAGACGATGGAAATCGTCGAGATGGTCTTGGGGGGAATGATCAACAAAGAGATCGTGTCCTTGATCAACAAGCATGGGGGACGTGCGGTCGGCCTGACCGGCAAGGACGGCCGGCTGATTCGGGCCAAAAAAATGAGGGGCGGGAACGGCTCCTCCGGGAGCGACGAGCCGATTGATATGGGCCTGGTCGGGGAAGTGGAAAAGGTCGATCCGCAGGTGATTCGGAATCTCGATCAGGATCGATTCATTCCGGTCATCGCGCCGATCGGGGCGGATGCGGAAGGACGGACCTATAACATCAACGCCGACTGGGTCGCGGGGGCCGTGGCGTCGTCGCTCAAAGCCGAAAAACTCCTGCTCCTGACCGATGTCAAAGGCATTCTGGATGAACAGGGAAAACTGCTTCCGACGATTTCGAAAAAGGACGCGGCCCGTCTGATCAAGCAGGACATCATCAAAGAGGGGATGCTTCCGAAAGTAAAGGCGGCCCTCTCGGCCGTCGAAGGAGGAGTGACCAAGGCCCATATCATCGACGGCCGTGTGCCCCACGCCCTGCTGCTGGAGATCTTCACGGACAAAGGGATCGGCACCGAAATCACGGCGTAG
- a CDS encoding alpha/beta hydrolase — protein sequence METTDGIRIHYLLSEPTEQRAPTFLFIHGLGSNWTRWKRLAEEPFFKSHRLIIPDLRGHGGSIARRGIDADGFAADLEVILKKEGVEQPVVIGHCLGANIAVRVWERSPRSLRALVLIEPFVTEDLQPAWKILHAVLSPILGLVGWMARRLNGLGLKRARYRFIDYSTYDDWVRPRLTSFFNVVRFMGPWLDLQCMPIASYIASFRVLFRYRPPWGTIDIPTLALIARQGGVMSPDPGAGPFDRTEVQTVGIEASHFVLTDNRKDVVHQIQLFVEGFTQG from the coding sequence GTGGAAACGACGGACGGGATCCGGATCCATTACCTTCTGAGTGAGCCGACCGAACAGCGAGCCCCGACGTTTCTTTTTATCCATGGTTTGGGAAGCAACTGGACGCGGTGGAAACGCCTTGCGGAGGAGCCGTTTTTCAAATCGCACCGCCTGATCATTCCGGATCTCCGGGGTCACGGCGGCTCGATCGCAAGGCGGGGAATCGATGCGGACGGATTTGCAGCGGATCTCGAAGTGATTTTAAAAAAAGAAGGCGTCGAACAGCCGGTGGTGATCGGGCACTGCCTGGGCGCGAACATCGCGGTACGGGTTTGGGAACGCAGTCCCCGGAGCCTGCGGGCACTGGTCCTTATTGAGCCGTTCGTCACCGAAGATCTGCAGCCCGCCTGGAAGATTCTTCATGCGGTCTTAAGCCCGATCCTCGGCCTGGTTGGGTGGATGGCCAGGAGGCTCAATGGCCTCGGTCTGAAACGAGCGCGATACCGGTTCATCGATTATTCCACGTACGACGATTGGGTGAGGCCCCGGCTGACAAGCTTCTTCAACGTCGTCCGCTTTATGGGCCCCTGGCTGGATCTTCAATGCATGCCGATAGCCAGTTATATCGCGTCATTTCGCGTTTTGTTCCGTTATCGGCCCCCTTGGGGGACCATCGATATTCCCACGCTGGCCTTGATCGCACGGCAGGGTGGGGTCATGTCGCCGGACCCCGGGGCGGGGCCCTTCGACCGGACGGAGGTTCAGACGGTCGGGATCGAGGCGAGCCATTTTGTGCTGACCGACAATCGTAAAGATGTGGTTCACCAGATCCAGTTGTTTGTCGAGGGTTTCACCCAGGGATGA